The segment AATGGGGCAAACCGGTAGAAGTCGCTAACGGCGTGCAGTATGTGACTCCGGACGGAAAAGAATATCGCCATCCCTGCTGGAACCCGGTCCTGCACCAGGTCGCAGACGGCGACTTGATGCTCTTCTATAAGTGCGGACCTTCGCCCAGCACGTGGTGGGGCATGCTGATGACTTCCAGTGATGGCGGGAAAGCCTGGAGCGAACCGCACCGACTGCCGGAAGGAATCGACGGTCCGGTGAAAAACAAACCGATCGTGCACGATGGACAGCTGGTTTGTCCGTCGAGCAGCGAGAACGACGGCTGGCGTCTCCATCTCGAAATGACCTCCGATCTGGGGCGCACTTGGACCCGCGTCGGCCCGCTGAACGAAGGACACAAGGTTGGCGCGATTCAACCGAGCGTGCTCGTCCATCCGGATGGTCGCTGGCAAATCCTGGCCCGCGATCGCAATGGCGACGGCAACGTCTGGTCGACCTGGAGCGACGATCAGGGAATCACGTGGAGCCCGCTCCAATCGAGCGGACTCCCCAATCCCAATTCCGGGACGGATGCGGTGATGCTGGCCGACGGCCGCGCGCTGTTGGTCTACAACCATACGCATCGCACTGGCTCTTTCCCGAGCGGGCGCAACATGCTTAACGTCGCCGTCAGCAAAGATGGCAAAGCGTGGGAAGCGGCCCTGTTGCTCGAAAA is part of the Blastopirellula sediminis genome and harbors:
- a CDS encoding sialidase family protein, producing the protein MTRYGFPLLLLLAASISFAHAEDAETSDRLIAQPGVVSVEYLTEGAPHDSCHASTIAQTKNGLVAAWFGGTREGAKDVGIFFNRQIDGKWGKPVEVANGVQYVTPDGKEYRHPCWNPVLHQVADGDLMLFYKCGPSPSTWWGMLMTSSDGGKAWSEPHRLPEGIDGPVKNKPIVHDGQLVCPSSSENDGWRLHLEMTSDLGRTWTRVGPLNEGHKVGAIQPSVLVHPDGRWQILARDRNGDGNVWSTWSDDQGITWSPLQSSGLPNPNSGTDAVMLADGRALLVYNHTHRTGSFPSGRNMLNVAVSKDGKAWEAALLLEKSPGEYSYPAVIQTPDGLVHITYTWQRKKVRHVTVDPTKLQTKPIVESVWPTSS